The following are encoded in a window of Brevibacillus sp. DP1.3A genomic DNA:
- a CDS encoding GntR family transcriptional regulator, with protein MTLEKKGGKKERASDQIEMKLIKAILTKEYPTGSTLRPERELAEYYGVGRPTVREALQRLERDGWITVRKGHPAIVNDYWHQGNVMTLVHIIQNHDDVTDEFISYLLELRISLAPVYIRNAVAAHQPKVVALLANLDQLKPDADSYAAFDWELQKNLTRLSPNPIYLLIVNSFDSFYLKMARRYFSIPEHREASWQYYHELLNVALQGDDIEAERVAKKAMEKSLELWKNRTVLEQEK; from the coding sequence ATGACATTGGAGAAAAAAGGGGGAAAGAAAGAACGGGCGTCGGATCAAATTGAGATGAAATTAATCAAGGCAATTTTGACCAAAGAATATCCTACAGGAAGTACGCTGCGGCCGGAACGGGAGTTGGCAGAGTACTACGGGGTAGGTCGGCCAACCGTTAGAGAAGCACTGCAACGCTTGGAAAGAGATGGCTGGATTACTGTGCGGAAAGGACATCCGGCAATTGTCAACGATTATTGGCACCAAGGCAATGTAATGACCCTTGTCCATATCATTCAAAACCACGACGATGTTACGGATGAGTTTATTTCGTACTTGCTGGAACTGCGGATATCGTTGGCGCCTGTTTACATTCGCAACGCAGTTGCTGCTCATCAGCCGAAGGTAGTCGCATTGCTTGCCAATCTCGATCAACTGAAACCTGATGCTGATTCTTATGCAGCGTTTGACTGGGAGCTGCAGAAAAATCTGACGAGGCTTTCCCCAAATCCTATCTATTTACTGATTGTAAACAGTTTTGATTCCTTTTACCTAAAAATGGCGCGAAGGTATTTTTCCATCCCGGAACACCGCGAAGCATCTTGGCAGTATTACCATGAACTGTTGAACGTCGCTTTACAGGGAGATGACATCGAAGCAGAGCGAGTAGCCAAAAAGGCAATGGAAAAAAGTTTGGAGCTGTGGAAAAACCGAACCGTGTTGGAACAAGAAAAGTGA
- a CDS encoding branched-chain amino acid aminotransferase — protein MECQLTITRTEQKKEKPASDKLGFGVHFTDHMFTMDYTEGKGWHDPQIVPYSPLTLDPAAMVFHYGQAVFEGLKAYRNQEGKVRLFRPDQNFKRMNRSLERMSMPLIDEEFMVEALKQLVAVDKEWIPTESGQSLYIRPFVIATEPCFGVRASYTYKLVIVLSPVGAYYAGGMKPVKIYVENNYVRAVRGGTGNAKVAGNYAGGLKAQVEAKEKGYEQVLWLDGVENKYIEEVGSMNVFFKVKGEVWTPSLNGSILEGITRDSTIQLLKDWGIPVVEKRISMEDLHTAYVNGELEEAFGTGTAAVISPVGDLNWNGHQMIINGEKTGELTTRLYDEMTGIQYGEREDKFGWSVEVTE, from the coding sequence ATGGAGTGTCAGTTAACAATTACCCGGACAGAACAGAAAAAAGAAAAACCAGCTTCTGACAAGCTGGGGTTCGGTGTTCATTTTACCGATCATATGTTCACCATGGATTATACAGAAGGTAAAGGATGGCATGATCCACAAATCGTTCCTTACTCTCCGCTGACATTGGACCCGGCAGCAATGGTGTTCCATTACGGGCAAGCTGTATTTGAGGGCTTGAAAGCTTATCGCAATCAAGAGGGCAAGGTTCGCTTGTTCCGTCCTGATCAAAATTTCAAGCGTATGAACCGTTCATTGGAGCGTATGAGCATGCCGTTGATCGACGAGGAATTCATGGTCGAGGCATTGAAACAGCTGGTTGCAGTAGATAAAGAATGGATTCCAACAGAAAGTGGACAGTCTCTCTACATTCGTCCCTTCGTAATCGCGACAGAGCCATGCTTTGGTGTGCGCGCCTCGTATACGTACAAATTGGTGATTGTGCTCTCTCCAGTTGGAGCGTACTATGCGGGTGGCATGAAGCCCGTGAAAATTTACGTAGAAAACAATTATGTTCGTGCGGTAAGAGGCGGAACAGGAAACGCTAAAGTAGCAGGTAACTACGCGGGCGGTCTGAAAGCACAAGTGGAAGCAAAAGAAAAAGGCTATGAGCAAGTGCTGTGGCTCGATGGCGTAGAGAATAAATATATTGAAGAAGTAGGCAGTATGAACGTGTTCTTCAAGGTAAAAGGGGAAGTGTGGACCCCATCATTGAACGGCAGCATCCTGGAGGGTATCACGAGAGATTCGACCATTCAATTGCTCAAGGACTGGGGAATTCCAGTCGTAGAGAAGCGGATCTCGATGGAAGACCTGCATACCGCTTACGTCAACGGTGAGCTGGAAGAAGCGTTCGGTACCGGAACAGCGGCTGTTATTTCCCCAGTAGGTGATCTGAACTGGAACGGACATCAGATGATCATTAACGGTGAAAAAACAGGGGAATTGACAACAAGACTGTACGACGAGATGACAGGAATCCAGTACGGTGAGCGTGAAGACAAGTTTGGCTGGTCGGTAGAAGTGACAGAATAA
- a CDS encoding sterol desaturase family protein, with product MKAKFLKEFFTFPDILIMSILLLISLSFTISEWYVLETWVALVAGMIGYAASEYLIHRFLFHLKPPRNPFFLHLLKRLHYDHHADPNNLHLLFLPVWYSLPLIAGTGAICYLLTSDVIVTNAFVTGVIGFLLFYEWTHYIAHRPIQPISPWGRWMKKLHLWHHFKNEHYWYGVTSPVFDVMLGTYKNEQDVEKSSTVRDLERRWDKDVEL from the coding sequence TTGAAGGCAAAGTTTCTGAAGGAATTCTTTACGTTTCCGGATATCCTCATCATGAGCATTCTACTTCTGATCAGCTTGTCTTTCACTATTTCTGAATGGTACGTGTTGGAAACATGGGTGGCACTCGTGGCGGGGATGATTGGATATGCGGCAAGCGAATACTTGATTCATCGATTTCTCTTTCACCTTAAACCGCCTCGAAATCCATTTTTTCTTCATTTGTTAAAACGCTTACATTACGATCATCACGCTGATCCGAACAACTTGCACCTGTTGTTCTTGCCCGTGTGGTACAGCTTGCCGCTCATTGCGGGAACCGGAGCCATTTGTTATCTGCTTACTTCCGACGTGATTGTGACCAATGCCTTTGTTACAGGTGTGATAGGATTTCTGCTATTTTATGAATGGACGCATTATATCGCCCATCGTCCGATTCAACCCATATCTCCATGGGGGCGCTGGATGAAAAAGCTCCATCTATGGCATCACTTTAAAAATGAACACTATTGGTACGGTGTCACCAGCCCTGTTTTTGACGTCATGCTGGGAACTTACAAGAATGAACAGGATGTCGAGAAAAGTTCGACGGTGAGGGATCTGGAAAGACGATGGGACAAAGATGTTGAACTGTAA